One segment of Verrucomicrobiia bacterium DNA contains the following:
- the ligD gene encoding non-homologous end-joining DNA ligase, protein MSPPSSQIAQIGKRKLELSNLTKVLYPGEGIVKAHLVEYYLKIAPTILAHVKGRPLSLVRFPDGIDGESFFQKNRPNWAPDWLDHVILGDEKKDYIIATEEASLVWLANLACIELHQMHARAPHFDTPDYIVYDLDPPEDFRFQDVAALALEFKEHLEPFGYHAFVKTTGRKGVHVVTPIEPKWEFQKVFEAAKAVAQPFADSHASIVTLQIKKEYRKGKVLLDIYRNRQSQTIISAYSLRGLAGAPASTPLTWEELGSVENPKILDIHNVPQRILQNGDPWEVIDAYATPLHTDKKITRPLLKILKPARTRKTPQQLSQYSRKRSFDKTPEPPPVQIAGDGSAFVVHRHHASRLHYDLRLEQNGLLKSWAVPKGLPPRPGILRLAVNVEDHPLEYVNFEGAIPKGQYGGGMMWKFAQGRYEISKQKKDGFYFRLQSRELNAEYRIHHTKENQWLLERVDTPQLDWLRDPVQPMLARAFDKPPASTDYLYEVKWDGIRAMVALDEGELRIHGRNGLDITTQFPELQVPEQAFRAT, encoded by the coding sequence ATGTCGCCACCCTCCTCTCAAATAGCCCAGATCGGGAAACGGAAACTGGAACTGTCCAATCTGACAAAGGTTCTTTACCCGGGCGAGGGCATCGTCAAGGCGCACTTGGTCGAGTATTATCTTAAGATTGCGCCCACAATCCTGGCCCACGTCAAAGGGCGGCCCCTTTCGCTGGTGCGGTTTCCGGACGGGATAGATGGAGAATCGTTCTTTCAAAAGAACCGTCCGAATTGGGCGCCCGATTGGCTGGACCATGTGATACTCGGGGATGAGAAAAAGGATTACATTATTGCAACCGAAGAAGCTTCGCTTGTTTGGCTGGCAAACCTGGCCTGCATCGAATTGCACCAAATGCACGCGCGCGCCCCGCATTTTGACACACCTGACTACATCGTGTATGACCTCGATCCGCCGGAGGATTTTAGGTTTCAGGACGTTGCCGCACTGGCGCTCGAATTCAAAGAACACCTCGAGCCATTCGGGTATCATGCCTTCGTAAAGACCACCGGCCGCAAGGGCGTGCATGTGGTCACCCCGATTGAGCCGAAATGGGAATTCCAAAAGGTCTTTGAAGCAGCCAAGGCCGTCGCCCAGCCATTTGCGGATTCTCACGCTTCAATCGTGACCTTGCAGATAAAGAAAGAATACCGAAAAGGCAAAGTACTCCTGGATATTTATCGCAATCGGCAATCGCAAACCATTATCTCGGCATACAGCCTGCGCGGACTCGCCGGCGCACCGGCTTCCACCCCGCTGACTTGGGAAGAATTGGGCTCGGTCGAAAACCCGAAGATATTGGATATTCACAATGTGCCGCAACGCATCTTGCAAAACGGCGATCCCTGGGAAGTAATCGACGCTTATGCCACCCCCCTCCACACCGATAAGAAAATCACCAGACCCTTGCTGAAAATACTCAAGCCGGCCCGAACGCGCAAAACCCCTCAGCAGCTTTCCCAATACTCCCGCAAGCGCAGCTTTGATAAAACACCGGAGCCGCCGCCGGTTCAAATTGCTGGAGACGGGAGCGCGTTTGTAGTTCATCGGCACCATGCCTCCCGCCTGCATTATGATTTGCGCTTGGAACAAAACGGTCTGCTGAAGTCCTGGGCTGTGCCCAAAGGTCTGCCACCCAGGCCGGGTATCCTGCGGCTGGCGGTTAATGTCGAGGATCACCCTTTGGAATACGTGAATTTCGAAGGGGCCATCCCCAAAGGTCAATACGGCGGCGGTATGATGTGGAAATTTGCGCAAGGGCGCTACGAAATCAGCAAACAGAAAAAGGATGGATTTTATTTCCGCCTGCAATCCCGCGAGTTGAATGCCGAATACCGCATCCATCACACAAAAGAAAACCAGTGGCTCCTCGAGCGGGTGGACACCCCCCAACTGGATTGGCTGCGCGACCCCGTTCAGCCCATGCTGGCTCGAGCGTTCGATAAACCACCCGCCTCGACGGATTATCTTTACGAAGTGAAATGGGATGGCATTCGCGCCATGGTCGCCCTGGATGAAGGCGAACTAAGGATTCATGGCCGGAACGGGCTGGATATCACCACACAATTTCCCGAATTGCAGGTCCCGGAGCAAGCCTTCCGGGCAACC
- a CDS encoding DUF72 domain-containing protein, producing the protein MNLYVGTSGYSYKEWKGTFYPEDLPEKQMLRFYGARFRAVEINNTFYRMPKESVLEAWGSEVPSDFKFVLKAPQRITHMQRLKDAGDSVAYLLKVAAALKERLGPLLFQLPPYLKKDLPRFRDFLGLLPRQPGAAFEFRHQSWFDPEIFDLLHQHQAVLCIAEAENDLEIPFVSTADWGYMRLRRPDYGDAALKAWAKRVKQQQWREAFVFFKHEEEGKGPEMARRFLEQTALD; encoded by the coding sequence GTGAACCTCTACGTCGGCACCAGCGGTTACTCTTATAAGGAGTGGAAGGGGACGTTTTACCCAGAGGACTTGCCTGAAAAGCAAATGCTCCGCTTTTATGGCGCGCGATTTCGAGCTGTCGAAATCAACAACACGTTCTACCGGATGCCCAAGGAATCCGTCTTGGAGGCATGGGGGAGCGAAGTGCCTTCAGATTTCAAATTTGTGCTTAAAGCTCCGCAGCGGATTACTCACATGCAGCGGCTTAAGGACGCCGGCGATTCAGTGGCGTATCTGCTCAAAGTGGCCGCGGCACTGAAGGAACGATTGGGACCGCTGCTGTTTCAGTTGCCCCCCTACCTAAAGAAGGATTTGCCCCGGTTCCGCGATTTTCTGGGGCTGCTGCCGCGCCAACCGGGGGCCGCTTTCGAGTTCCGCCACCAATCCTGGTTCGACCCTGAGATTTTCGATCTATTGCATCAGCATCAGGCCGTGCTCTGCATCGCCGAGGCGGAAAATGACCTGGAGATTCCCTTTGTATCAACGGCGGACTGGGGTTACATGCGATTGCGGCGTCCTGATTACGGCGATGCGGCGCTGAAGGCATGGGCCAAACGAGTCAAACAGCAGCAGTGGCGGGAGGCCTTCGTTTTCTTCAAACATGAGGAGGAAGGCAAGGGGCCCGAAATGGCCCGGAGGTTCCTTGAGCAGACCGCATTGGATTGA
- a CDS encoding NADPH-dependent FMN reductase, which translates to MLYIPIIAGSTRRDRQSIKVARFVFARLKVRQGVETELLDLLDFDFPIMEERLHRRSDPPPRLREFGEKIGRADSFVIVTPEYNNGYPGVLKNALDYLLPEYERKPVGIVTASAGGFGGINCLAQLRLVTLGMGAFPIPENLAVSHVQDSFREDGTPNDSAYEKRAAVFLDEVVWFAEAIADRKAKGT; encoded by the coding sequence TTGCTGTACATCCCTATAATCGCCGGGAGCACGCGCCGTGATCGGCAAAGCATCAAGGTAGCGCGTTTTGTTTTCGCGCGATTGAAGGTGCGCCAGGGAGTTGAGACGGAATTGCTGGACCTGCTTGACTTCGATTTCCCGATTATGGAGGAACGGCTGCATCGGCGCAGCGACCCACCACCGCGCTTGAGGGAGTTTGGTGAAAAAATTGGCCGCGCCGATTCGTTCGTCATCGTCACGCCCGAGTACAACAATGGTTATCCCGGCGTTCTCAAGAATGCGCTCGATTACCTGCTTCCCGAGTATGAGCGCAAGCCGGTCGGCATTGTGACCGCTTCAGCGGGCGGCTTCGGCGGCATCAATTGCCTGGCACAGCTCCGGTTAGTGACTCTTGGGATGGGCGCTTTCCCAATACCTGAAAACCTCGCGGTGTCGCATGTTCAAGACAGTTTTCGTGAGGATGGCACCCCAAATGACTCTGCCTATGAAAAACGCGCTGCTGTTTTTCTGGACGAGGTCGTGTGGTTTGCCGAAGCTATTGCCGACCGCAAAGCCAAAGGGACTTGA
- a CDS encoding efflux transporter outer membrane subunit, translating into MNELKPFRPRADFSAFRVLFSKSFGLLASLSLALGGCAFGPNFHPPQTTVDSGFANGEQTNLSSGRIAVDWWHGFKDAQLDGLVEHALSANQDLRIATARVQAARALRMGAIADELPVINATGSYSKSVFSEETTPFPLSRSQRELDLYSVGFDATWELDIFGRVRRSIQASNAELRGTIANRQDVLVTMISELARNYFELRGGQNQLAVARRNAANQQETLDVAEAKFKAGRATELDTARARAELNSTLASIPSLEGAIKHSIHRLSVLTGQQPQALAPELSEPAPIPALPALANIGDPASLLRRRPDIRAAESALAAATARIGIATADLFPRVTFNGNLGFSANTIGRLGKPATDSYAFGPQITWAALDFGHVRARIRASHAQADAELAFYQKTVLTALEETENALVDFGREQARREYLRQSVDSATQAVALARQRYESGIAEFLPVLDAERTQLEDEAQLAQSETRTATSLVAIYKALGGGWEIEQPKQIAQRQPR; encoded by the coding sequence ATGAACGAGTTGAAACCCTTTCGTCCACGTGCTGACTTTTCGGCCTTTCGCGTTCTGTTCTCCAAATCCTTTGGCCTCCTGGCCTCCTTATCGCTTGCCCTCGGCGGTTGCGCGTTTGGACCCAATTTCCATCCACCTCAAACCACGGTGGATTCCGGGTTCGCCAATGGGGAGCAGACTAATCTTAGTTCTGGCCGAATCGCGGTCGATTGGTGGCACGGGTTCAAGGATGCCCAACTGGACGGACTGGTGGAGCACGCGCTCAGCGCCAACCAGGATTTGCGCATCGCCACCGCGCGCGTGCAGGCGGCCCGCGCTCTGCGCATGGGCGCCATTGCCGACGAATTGCCCGTCATCAACGCGACTGGTAGTTACTCGAAATCCGTTTTTAGTGAGGAAACCACCCCGTTCCCTCTCTCCCGCTCCCAACGCGAACTCGATCTCTACAGCGTCGGCTTTGATGCTACATGGGAACTGGATATTTTCGGCAGAGTCCGGCGTTCAATTCAAGCCAGCAATGCCGAACTGCGCGGAACCATAGCGAATCGGCAGGACGTGCTGGTCACCATGATTTCCGAGCTGGCGAGGAATTATTTCGAATTGCGCGGTGGACAGAATCAATTGGCCGTTGCGCGCCGCAACGCCGCCAACCAGCAAGAGACCTTGGATGTGGCGGAAGCGAAATTTAAGGCGGGCCGCGCTACCGAACTCGACACCGCTCGTGCCCGGGCGGAGTTGAACTCGACTCTGGCCAGTATCCCATCACTCGAGGGGGCGATTAAACATTCCATTCACCGGCTCAGTGTCCTGACCGGACAACAACCGCAGGCCCTGGCGCCCGAGCTTTCAGAGCCAGCCCCGATTCCCGCGTTGCCGGCCCTGGCTAACATCGGCGACCCAGCCAGTCTGCTTCGAAGGCGCCCGGACATTCGCGCGGCGGAAAGCGCGCTGGCTGCAGCCACCGCCCGTATCGGTATTGCCACGGCAGACCTGTTCCCGCGCGTCACATTCAATGGGAATCTGGGTTTCTCGGCAAACACCATTGGCCGGCTCGGCAAACCCGCGACAGATTCCTACGCCTTCGGTCCTCAAATTACCTGGGCGGCGCTCGACTTTGGACACGTGCGCGCCCGGATTCGAGCCTCTCACGCCCAGGCCGACGCCGAGCTTGCTTTTTATCAAAAAACCGTGCTAACCGCGCTTGAAGAAACAGAAAACGCGCTGGTTGATTTCGGTCGCGAACAGGCCCGGCGTGAGTACCTGCGCCAGTCCGTGGATTCGGCAACGCAAGCCGTGGCCCTGGCTCGCCAGCGTTACGAAAGCGGCATAGCCGAGTTTCTTCCGGTCCTGGATGCCGAACGGACTCAACTCGAAGACGAGGCGCAGTTAGCCCAAAGCGAGACCCGCACCGCTACCAGTCTTGTGGCCATCTATAAAGCTCTGGGCGGCGGTTGGGAAATCGAGCAACCCAAGCAAATCGCCCAGCGCCAGCCCCGATAG
- a CDS encoding multidrug efflux RND transporter permease subunit — MKFSHFFIRRPVFASVLSIFIVLLGVIGLFTLPVAQYPEITPPTIFVQATYPGANAETVADTVATPLEEQINGVENMLYMSAQCSSDGSMRLSVTFKVGTDPNTAQVLVQNRVDGALPRLPEEVRTLGVITRKRSPTIAMLVSLISPSGKYDPVYLSNYAYLHVRDVLARLPGVGDSIIFGARDYCMRIWIDPNKASARSLTASDIVSAIRRQNIEVAAGLVGQAPQPPGNLFQLAVRTKGRLVTPAEFEDIVLKAQPDGQITRLRDVARVELAANDYSIDSKLDGRPAAAIALFQQPGSNAIETANAIEAAMRELKKDFPDGLDYRIAYDTSAFIRESIRAVLHTLIVAIILVVFVVVLFLQNWRASLIPLISVPVSLIGTFAAMTAFGFSINNLSLFGLVLAIGIVVDDAIVVVENVERHIAEGLSPVAATHKAMDEVSGAVVAIALVLSAVFIPTAFISGITGKFYQQFALTIAVSTLISAFNSLTLSPALAALLLQPHHAPKDFIGRAMHASVDWLFRGFNRLFEGGRAGYVRALSRVLRHCGVTMVLYAGLLALTWFGFQHVPTGFIPSQDKGSIFCYLQLPDGASLQRTEAVSKRVLDLVQHTKGIAAVSEFAGLSLVSLGNSANASSMFIRLSPFEERVQEGLTADVIINNLRHTIAAADIQEAYVGVFGTPPVDGLGILGGFKLQVEDRSDLGYSALQTATYQLAGAAARDSRISGALSTFRASVPQVYLDVDRAKAESMQVPLDTVWDTLSIYLGSLYVNDFTLYGRPYHVTAQADAPFRARPDDVKNLKTRNARGEMVPLGTLVKIKDINAPVLVGHYNMFPTAEITGSTPPGVSTGDAIQLMKSLADRVLPRGMTIEWTELTLLQILAGNTALYIFPLCVLMMFLVLAAQYESWSLPLAIILIVPMCLLFAIGGVWLRRLDNNLFTQIGLVVLMGLACKNAILIVEFAKQLQDAGRNRTEAAIEASRLRLRPILMTSFAFTFGVIPLMLSHGAGAEMRVSIGTAVFFGMLGVTFFGVVLTPVFYVTIRRLLEHKTKSSTQTVPENTLPAI; from the coding sequence GTGAAATTCTCCCATTTCTTCATCCGCCGGCCTGTCTTCGCGTCGGTCTTGTCCATCTTCATCGTTCTGCTGGGTGTGATCGGCCTGTTCACATTGCCTGTCGCCCAGTATCCGGAAATCACGCCCCCAACTATTTTCGTCCAGGCCACGTATCCCGGGGCCAATGCCGAAACGGTCGCCGATACGGTGGCGACTCCGCTCGAAGAGCAAATCAACGGCGTCGAGAACATGCTTTACATGTCGGCACAATGCAGCAGCGATGGGTCGATGCGCCTTTCAGTGACGTTCAAAGTGGGGACCGACCCGAACACAGCCCAGGTGCTGGTCCAAAACCGGGTTGATGGCGCCTTGCCGCGGCTGCCTGAGGAGGTGAGAACGTTGGGTGTGATCACGCGCAAACGCTCCCCGACCATTGCCATGCTGGTCAGCCTGATTTCTCCCTCGGGCAAGTACGACCCTGTTTATTTGAGTAATTACGCCTACCTCCACGTGCGGGACGTGCTCGCGCGGTTGCCGGGCGTCGGTGATTCGATCATCTTCGGCGCGCGCGACTATTGCATGCGCATTTGGATCGATCCGAACAAGGCCTCGGCGCGGAGCCTGACAGCCAGCGACATTGTCTCGGCTATTCGCAGGCAGAATATCGAAGTGGCGGCGGGTCTCGTTGGTCAGGCGCCCCAGCCGCCAGGCAACCTCTTCCAACTGGCTGTCCGGACCAAAGGCCGCCTTGTCACACCCGCTGAATTCGAAGACATCGTGCTCAAGGCCCAGCCAGACGGCCAAATCACCAGGCTTCGTGATGTGGCCCGTGTTGAGTTGGCCGCCAACGATTACAGCATCGACAGCAAGCTTGATGGACGGCCGGCTGCAGCGATTGCCCTGTTCCAGCAACCCGGCTCGAACGCCATTGAGACGGCCAATGCCATCGAGGCGGCCATGCGCGAGCTGAAGAAGGACTTCCCTGATGGCCTCGATTACCGCATTGCCTACGACACCTCCGCCTTCATCCGGGAATCCATCCGGGCGGTCCTTCATACCCTGATTGTTGCAATCATCCTGGTAGTTTTTGTTGTGGTGTTGTTCCTGCAGAATTGGCGGGCTTCCCTGATCCCCCTGATATCGGTTCCCGTCTCGCTCATAGGGACGTTTGCGGCGATGACCGCGTTTGGATTTTCCATCAATAATCTCTCTTTGTTCGGCCTGGTGCTGGCGATCGGGATCGTTGTGGATGACGCCATCGTGGTAGTCGAGAATGTCGAGCGCCATATCGCCGAAGGGCTCTCGCCGGTTGCCGCAACCCACAAGGCGATGGACGAAGTGAGCGGGGCGGTCGTGGCAATCGCGTTGGTACTGAGCGCGGTGTTTATCCCCACAGCGTTCATCAGCGGAATCACGGGTAAATTCTACCAGCAATTTGCCCTAACTATCGCAGTTTCAACGCTCATCTCCGCCTTCAACTCGCTCACGCTCAGCCCGGCTCTGGCGGCCTTGTTGCTCCAGCCTCATCACGCCCCAAAGGATTTCATCGGACGCGCCATGCACGCCTCGGTGGATTGGCTCTTTCGCGGGTTCAACCGCCTTTTCGAGGGCGGGCGGGCTGGGTACGTCCGGGCGCTTTCGAGGGTGCTGCGTCATTGCGGCGTTACCATGGTTCTTTACGCAGGCTTGCTGGCGTTGACCTGGTTCGGTTTTCAGCATGTGCCCACCGGCTTCATCCCCTCACAGGATAAGGGCAGCATTTTTTGTTACCTCCAGCTTCCCGATGGCGCCTCGCTTCAACGCACTGAGGCGGTCAGCAAGCGGGTGCTGGATTTGGTCCAACACACTAAAGGTATCGCGGCGGTGTCCGAGTTCGCCGGTCTGTCGCTGGTTTCGCTGGGCAACAGTGCGAATGCCTCGAGCATGTTCATTCGCCTGAGTCCATTTGAAGAACGGGTCCAGGAGGGACTCACCGCCGATGTAATTATTAATAATCTAAGGCATACGATCGCAGCAGCCGATATCCAGGAGGCCTATGTGGGGGTTTTCGGCACCCCGCCAGTGGACGGGCTTGGAATTCTTGGCGGATTCAAATTGCAAGTCGAGGACCGCAGCGATCTCGGCTACAGCGCGCTACAGACAGCCACCTACCAACTGGCCGGCGCCGCCGCCCGTGACTCGCGGATTTCCGGTGCCCTCTCGACTTTCCGCGCCAGTGTGCCGCAGGTTTATCTCGATGTCGATCGGGCCAAGGCCGAGTCGATGCAGGTGCCCTTGGACACCGTGTGGGATACCCTCTCCATTTATCTGGGCTCCCTTTACGTAAACGACTTCACCCTCTATGGCCGCCCGTACCACGTCACGGCCCAAGCCGACGCCCCATTCCGCGCCAGGCCCGACGACGTAAAGAACCTCAAGACACGCAATGCCCGCGGCGAGATGGTGCCATTGGGAACTCTGGTTAAAATCAAGGATATCAATGCCCCGGTCCTGGTTGGCCATTACAATATGTTCCCGACCGCTGAGATCACCGGCAGCACGCCACCCGGCGTGAGCACCGGCGACGCTATCCAACTCATGAAGAGCCTGGCCGACCGGGTGCTCCCGCGCGGCATGACCATCGAATGGACTGAATTAACCCTCCTGCAAATCCTGGCCGGCAACACGGCTCTCTACATCTTCCCGTTGTGTGTGCTGATGATGTTTCTGGTGCTGGCCGCCCAATACGAAAGCTGGTCGCTGCCCCTGGCCATTATTCTCATCGTGCCGATGTGCCTGCTCTTCGCTATTGGGGGAGTGTGGCTTCGCAGGCTCGATAACAATCTCTTCACCCAAATTGGACTAGTGGTCTTGATGGGATTAGCCTGTAAAAACGCCATTCTCATCGTTGAATTTGCCAAACAACTCCAGGATGCTGGCCGCAATAGAACCGAAGCGGCCATCGAGGCCTCACGCCTGCGCTTGCGTCCAATCCTGATGACATCGTTTGCCTTTACCTTTGGCGTCATCCCGCTGATGCTTTCGCACGGCGCCGGGGCAGAAATGCGGGTATCAATCGGGACTGCTGTCTTTTTCGGAATGCTGGGGGTCACCTTCTTCGGCGTAGTGCTCACCCCGGTGTTTTATGTCACCATCCGCCGCCTCCTGGAACACAAAACCAAATCGAGCACGCAAACCGTGCCCGAAAACACGCTGCCCGCTATATGA
- a CDS encoding efflux RND transporter periplasmic adaptor subunit, with protein MRNFIVHALIIGSLAPLLSACAPNKPPASPPPSKVTVSHPRTEVVTNWDEYPGHIEAVETVELRPRVSGYLESIHFEDGTEVKAGDLLFVIDPKPYQADLDRASAERQQAETRLELARSDLRRAESLRGTKAISEEEYDSRNKAVRESEAALAASRAAESTAQLNLDYTRITAPVSGKIGRRLVTVGNLVQLQGNSGATVLATIVSMDPIYCYFDVDEGAFLKYRAKMKQATNSDEQGGGALCDLQLADEETFTHRGRLDFFDNQVNPQTGTIRLRAVFPNADRTLVPGMFATLRVLAGAPEPAMLIPDVAVLSDQGYKYVYIVGNEGTVQARPISTGRNYGSLRAVTKGLAPDDQVVINGLLMLRPGAKVDVEGKGQEPAVRAGASGGSQEGHQPATGEPNRKS; from the coding sequence ATGAGAAATTTTATCGTTCACGCCTTGATCATCGGCAGCTTGGCCCCGCTTCTGAGCGCGTGCGCGCCAAACAAGCCGCCGGCCAGTCCACCGCCTTCCAAAGTCACTGTGAGCCATCCCCGCACCGAGGTCGTCACCAATTGGGATGAGTATCCGGGCCACATTGAGGCCGTTGAGACCGTCGAATTGCGCCCGCGTGTTTCGGGTTACCTGGAATCCATCCATTTCGAAGATGGGACCGAGGTCAAGGCGGGTGACCTGCTGTTCGTGATTGACCCCAAGCCCTACCAGGCGGACCTGGACCGCGCTTCTGCCGAGAGGCAGCAGGCCGAAACTCGTCTGGAATTAGCCCGGAGCGACCTGCGCCGTGCAGAAAGTTTGCGTGGAACCAAAGCGATTTCCGAGGAGGAGTACGACAGCCGGAACAAGGCCGTGCGCGAAAGCGAGGCGGCCTTGGCTGCATCGCGCGCAGCAGAATCGACCGCTCAGCTCAACCTGGATTACACCCGTATTACAGCCCCGGTCAGCGGCAAAATTGGCCGCCGCCTCGTAACGGTCGGCAATCTCGTTCAACTGCAGGGCAACAGCGGCGCGACGGTCCTGGCCACCATCGTCTCGATGGACCCGATCTACTGCTACTTTGATGTGGACGAAGGGGCCTTTCTGAAATACCGCGCCAAAATGAAGCAGGCTACTAACTCCGACGAACAGGGCGGTGGCGCCCTCTGCGACCTGCAATTGGCTGACGAGGAGACTTTCACTCATCGTGGGCGGCTCGACTTTTTTGATAACCAGGTCAACCCGCAGACCGGCACAATTCGGCTGCGCGCCGTTTTTCCAAATGCGGACCGAACTCTGGTGCCGGGAATGTTTGCTACCCTGCGGGTGCTGGCCGGCGCCCCGGAACCGGCGATGCTCATCCCGGACGTGGCCGTATTGTCCGACCAGGGATACAAATACGTTTATATTGTCGGCAATGAGGGCACCGTTCAGGCGCGTCCTATCTCGACGGGCCGCAACTATGGTTCACTACGGGCAGTCACGAAGGGCTTGGCGCCGGACGATCAAGTTGTAATCAACGGGCTGTTAATGCTCCGGCCCGGGGCCAAAGTGGATGTGGAAGGAAAGGGACAGGAGCCGGCTGTCAGGGCCGGCGCATCGGGTGGCAGCCAGGAAGGTCACCAACCCGCAACCGGTGAACCGAACCGCAAATCCTGA
- a CDS encoding TetR/AcrR family transcriptional regulator — protein sequence MTPAAEQCRRERILDAAEQAFAEHGFAGASLRHIVLEAQVNLATVYYYFQSKNGLMEAVLKRRFGPLRAEHLELLRRLEGAAAGRPLMVEQILEAMLLPPLRLAVKSSPGPQAVRRLLGRIVTEPDPETQKILRSQHADVREAFLKALRASLPRVPEANLRWRLEFVWGALAFILCNPHKLEQETHGACNPVDTERVLAEMIRFFSPGFCAETSGEARPRRPRVLHASKLQIRKS from the coding sequence ATGACACCCGCAGCCGAACAATGCCGGCGAGAGCGAATCCTGGATGCCGCTGAACAGGCCTTTGCCGAGCATGGCTTTGCCGGGGCGTCGTTGCGCCACATTGTGCTGGAGGCGCAGGTGAATCTGGCGACGGTTTACTATTACTTCCAATCCAAAAACGGTTTAATGGAAGCGGTGCTCAAGCGGCGCTTTGGTCCGCTGCGGGCAGAGCACCTCGAACTGCTGCGGAGGCTCGAAGGCGCCGCAGCAGGCCGGCCGCTCATGGTGGAGCAGATACTCGAAGCGATGCTCCTGCCGCCATTGCGCCTTGCGGTAAAGTCCTCCCCCGGTCCCCAGGCAGTGAGGCGGCTGCTGGGGCGCATCGTGACGGAGCCGGACCCGGAGACACAGAAGATTCTTCGCAGCCAGCATGCGGATGTGCGGGAAGCCTTTCTCAAGGCGCTTCGGGCGAGTCTGCCGCGCGTGCCGGAAGCCAATCTGCGCTGGCGCCTGGAATTTGTGTGGGGCGCGCTGGCGTTCATCCTGTGCAACCCGCACAAACTCGAACAGGAGACCCACGGCGCTTGCAATCCCGTCGATACCGAGCGGGTGCTCGCGGAGATGATCCGATTCTTCTCGCCGGGCTTTTGCGCGGAGACAAGCGGGGAAGCTCGCCCCAGACGGCCCAGGGTTTTGCACGCCTCGAAACTCCAAATCCGAAAATCTTGA